A genomic stretch from Elusimicrobiota bacterium includes:
- a CDS encoding ubiquinol-cytochrome c reductase iron-sulfur subunit, giving the protein MENKLSDGQISRRSFLGWLIAGLGALIAAVLGGSGLGYFISPVFKRKEEGWVDVGPVKDFKSGVPAKIEFAARRRDAWVTTEHRASAWILTSNNRDFIAFDPRCTHLGCPYRWDDAKKQFLCPCHTAAFAIDGQVVSGPPPRPLDRYTTKVVGGRLFVQPLQAKA; this is encoded by the coding sequence ATGGAAAATAAATTGTCCGATGGGCAGATATCCAGGCGTTCTTTTTTAGGATGGCTCATCGCGGGTTTGGGCGCGTTGATCGCCGCTGTTCTGGGCGGTTCGGGGCTGGGTTATTTCATTTCGCCCGTGTTTAAGCGCAAAGAGGAAGGCTGGGTGGATGTCGGGCCGGTCAAAGATTTCAAATCGGGTGTTCCTGCGAAGATTGAATTTGCGGCGCGGCGGCGCGATGCGTGGGTGACGACGGAACACCGCGCTTCGGCCTGGATCCTGACGTCCAACAACAGGGATTTCATCGCTTTTGATCCGCGTTGCACGCATTTGGGATGCCCCTACCGCTGGGATGACGCAAAAAAGCAATTTTTGTGCCCGTGTCATACCGCGGCTTTCGCGATCGACGGCCAAGTCGTCAGCGGACCGCCCCCGCGTCCTTTGGATCGGTATACGACGAAGGTTGTGGGGGGCAGGCTTTTCGTGCAACCGCTCCAGGCAAAGGCCTAG
- a CDS encoding cytochrome b N-terminal domain-containing protein has protein sequence MTALRAWINERLGWDKIWQAIFERRIPEAKGPVAWLYTLGSALLFVFLVQIITGALLGMNYVPSPDHAHDSIRYIENEVLLGKFIRGLHHWGATLMVILVFLHMLRVYFMAAYKYPREATWLFGVGRFLVVMGLGFTGYLLPWDQKAYWATVVGVNIAGQAPVVGPYVAKVLMGGDAMGAATLTRFYALHVLVLPLTAALLIGVHLFLVIWHGISEVPRRVGKGERVL, from the coding sequence ATGACGGCATTGCGCGCCTGGATTAACGAGCGTTTGGGCTGGGATAAAATTTGGCAAGCTATTTTTGAGCGGCGAATCCCCGAGGCCAAGGGACCTGTGGCTTGGCTTTACACGTTGGGGAGCGCCCTTCTTTTTGTCTTTTTAGTCCAGATCATCACCGGCGCCTTGCTCGGCATGAATTACGTTCCTTCTCCCGATCATGCCCATGATTCCATCCGTTATATTGAAAACGAGGTTTTGCTGGGTAAATTCATCAGGGGTTTGCACCATTGGGGCGCCACTTTGATGGTGATTTTGGTTTTTTTGCATATGCTGCGGGTTTATTTTATGGCCGCTTACAAATACCCGCGCGAAGCCACGTGGCTTTTCGGCGTCGGTCGTTTTCTGGTGGTCATGGGCCTGGGATTTACGGGGTATCTCTTGCCCTGGGATCAGAAGGCTTATTGGGCCACGGTGGTCGGCGTCAATATCGCCGGCCAAGCGCCGGTGGTCGGTCCCTATGTGGCCAAGGTGTTGATGGGCGGTGATGCAATGGGCGCCGCCACCCTGACGCGTTTTTATGCGCTGCATGTTCTCGTTCTGCCGCTGACGGCCGCCCTGCTCATCGGCGTTCACCTGTTTCTCGTGATTTGGCATGGGATCTCGGAAGTTCCCCGCAGGGTGGGCAAAGGCGAGAGGGTTCTCTAA
- a CDS encoding c-type cytochrome, with product MAGGWHEEYKKKYKELKEAGKSFFPHTVFKDTLAALFILALLSFLAWHFGAGLEEPADPTDTTYNPRPEWYFLFMFQALKFFPGHLEAIAAVVFPGAAITVLILLPFLDRGPRRHIVDRKALTGLGIAALAGIAYLTWAGYKSPLTNPIVEKDPNVMAGMRLYRQLNCAYCHRIGGKGGGIGPELDKATAEETEEWLEKHFRDPQSVSPGSAMPKLNLLDDEIHALVAYMKSFGAGPYTKEAPKLFVENCAACHRIETEGADTGPDLSLIGSARDKAYIKKYIEDPSTLNPDSAMPGYKGQMTETQIEDLARYLSSLGR from the coding sequence ATGGCCGGCGGCTGGCACGAAGAATATAAAAAGAAATACAAAGAGCTTAAAGAAGCGGGAAAATCTTTTTTTCCGCATACTGTTTTTAAGGACACGCTCGCGGCCCTGTTCATCTTGGCGCTGCTTTCTTTCTTGGCGTGGCATTTCGGCGCGGGCTTGGAGGAGCCGGCCGATCCTACGGATACCACGTACAACCCGCGCCCTGAGTGGTATTTTCTTTTCATGTTTCAAGCGCTCAAATTTTTTCCCGGGCATCTTGAAGCCATCGCCGCCGTCGTTTTTCCGGGCGCGGCGATCACTGTGCTTATTTTGCTGCCTTTTTTGGATCGTGGGCCCCGGCGCCATATTGTTGACCGCAAAGCGCTGACCGGCTTGGGGATAGCGGCCTTGGCTGGGATCGCTTATTTGACCTGGGCCGGTTACAAAAGCCCCTTAACCAACCCCATCGTGGAGAAAGATCCTAATGTGATGGCTGGAATGAGGCTTTACCGGCAGCTCAATTGCGCCTATTGCCATAGGATCGGGGGAAAAGGCGGCGGTATCGGGCCGGAGTTGGACAAAGCGACCGCAGAAGAAACCGAAGAATGGCTCGAAAAACATTTCCGCGATCCGCAGTCGGTCAGCCCCGGTTCCGCAATGCCCAAGCTCAATTTGTTGGATGACGAAATCCACGCGCTGGTGGCCTATATGAAATCGTTCGGAGCCGGTCCGTACACCAAGGAAGCCCCGAAGTTGTTCGTTGAAAATTGCGCGGCCTGCCATCGAATCGAGACGGAAGGCGCGGATACCGGCCCTGATCTTTCTTTGATTGGATCCGCCAGGGACAAAGCCTATATCAAGAAATATATTGAAGATCCCTCCACGCTCAATCCCGACTCCGCCATGCCCGGGTACAAAGGCCAGATGACCGAAACTCAGATCGAAGACCTCGCCCGTTACCTATCGAGCCTGGGCCGTTAA
- a CDS encoding cytochrome c: MNAERRRAARASLWSRLNEFRPYVILLALLLPLACRKQTEQSPRPRAGRFTPQQLQAKFVWDLGAGAVDVAGYPDAQRKNYEVFKAKCSLCHTLARPINAPFVGREDWKRYVHRMHAKGEAANMALSEKEEKAIVNFLVYDAQERKVKRAAQFEEDTTLLEELFDEVQKEQGRLALEEGKKEIRSFTYTGDRP, from the coding sequence ATGAATGCCGAGCGAAGACGAGCCGCGCGAGCTTCGTTGTGGAGTCGCCTGAATGAATTCAGGCCGTACGTTATCTTGCTTGCCCTCTTGCTGCCGCTTGCCTGCCGCAAACAAACGGAACAATCTCCGAGACCCCGCGCCGGCCGCTTTACGCCGCAGCAGCTTCAAGCCAAATTCGTTTGGGATTTGGGCGCGGGCGCCGTTGACGTCGCCGGCTATCCCGACGCGCAAAGGAAGAATTACGAAGTATTCAAGGCGAAGTGTTCTCTCTGCCATACCCTCGCTCGTCCCATCAACGCTCCGTTCGTCGGCCGCGAGGATTGGAAGCGCTACGTCCACCGGATGCATGCCAAGGGCGAGGCCGCCAATATGGCGCTGAGTGAAAAGGAAGAAAAGGCTATCGTGAATTTTTTGGTTTACGACGCCCAGGAGCGCAAAGTCAAGCGGGCGGCGCAGTTTGAAGAAGACACCACGCTTTTGGAAGAGCTTTTTGATGAAGTGCAGAAAGAACAAGGGAGGCTGGCTCTTGAAGAAGGAAAAAAAGAAATTCGGTCTTTTACCTACACCGGTGATCGGCCGTAA
- a CDS encoding CBS domain-containing protein, with the protein MPAKVNGEKTVMPLIRAEQIMSKPVFYLRTSDTVRQAASLLLDKGISGVPVLDHFEKPVGVITKTDIVRYEREYVSMSIADETRRIMRARGTLEMVAESRGFHRESEEDYVLKWMTPKIYRVGRSAPLAVITREMVKKRVHRLFVTDEKTGKIFGVITTFDLLKFFSRVLLTDAGKREKNCLQLR; encoded by the coding sequence CTTATTAGAGCCGAACAAATCATGTCCAAGCCCGTCTTTTACTTGCGCACTTCGGATACCGTCCGGCAGGCGGCCAGTTTGCTTTTGGATAAAGGCATCAGCGGCGTTCCTGTCTTGGATCATTTTGAAAAGCCGGTGGGCGTGATCACCAAAACCGATATCGTGCGTTATGAGCGGGAATACGTATCCATGAGCATCGCGGATGAAACCAGGCGGATTATGCGGGCCAGGGGCACGTTGGAAATGGTCGCGGAAAGCAGAGGGTTCCACCGGGAATCGGAAGAAGACTACGTTCTTAAATGGATGACCCCCAAGATTTACAGGGTCGGACGCTCGGCGCCATTGGCCGTCATCACGCGCGAGATGGTCAAGAAAAGAGTGCATCGTTTGTTCGTCACTGATGAGAAGACGGGCAAAATTTTCGGGGTGATTACGACGTTTGATCTTTTAAAATTTTTCTCCCGAGTTCTTTTGACGGACGCGGGCAAGCGGGAAAAGAATTGTTTGCAATTACGCTAA
- a CDS encoding c-type cytochrome, translating into MELKDSLWLEIGIGLLLLAGMVVRADDSSAGKTIYSAKCASCHGKDAKGNAGMAKVFKINQSALDLTDKETLGKSEKELINTTTNGMNKMPAFKGKLAEAEIAGVVAYVKNTGGSSNAESKDAQSASGGQKKKLSAQDGSSSAGAGLFSAKCASCHGKDAKGNAGMAKMFKVDVAALDLLDKTTSDKTNEELTAIITNGGGKMPAYKGKLKDLEIAEVLAYVRSLAEKQGGRPALNGDAKNDKNNNGQDGK; encoded by the coding sequence ATGGAACTAAAAGATAGTCTTTGGTTGGAGATCGGTATTGGATTGCTTTTATTGGCAGGCATGGTGGTTCGAGCGGATGATTCCTCAGCGGGAAAGACCATTTACTCCGCTAAATGCGCCTCCTGCCACGGCAAAGACGCCAAAGGCAATGCGGGCATGGCCAAGGTGTTTAAAATCAATCAATCGGCATTGGACCTTACCGATAAAGAGACGCTTGGCAAATCGGAGAAGGAACTCATCAACACCACGACGAACGGCATGAACAAAATGCCCGCGTTTAAAGGCAAGCTCGCCGAAGCGGAAATTGCGGGTGTCGTGGCTTATGTGAAAAACACGGGGGGGTCTTCCAACGCCGAATCGAAAGATGCCCAAAGCGCGTCCGGCGGACAAAAGAAAAAATTGTCGGCCCAGGATGGTTCGTCATCGGCGGGTGCCGGCTTGTTTTCGGCCAAATGCGCCTCCTGCCACGGCAAAGACGCCAAAGGCAATGCGGGCATGGCCAAAATGTTCAAAGTGGATGTCGCGGCGCTGGACTTGCTCGACAAGACGACGTCGGACAAAACCAACGAGGAGTTGACCGCCATCATAACCAACGGCGGGGGAAAAATGCCGGCTTATAAAGGCAAGTTAAAGGACTTGGAGATTGCCGAGGTTCTCGCTTATGTTCGCTCATTAGCGGAAAAACAAGGGGGTCGTCCGGCGTTGAACGGGGACGCCAAGAACGACAAGAATAATAATGGTCAAGATGGAAAATAA